The DNA region GATCACGTAATCCGGGATATTACCGAAGAGAAGAAGGCTCTGGACGCCTTGAAGCAGAGTGAAGAAAAATACCGCAGCTTTTTTCAATCCACAAACGACATGGCCTACGCCGTCACGCCGGAGGGAATCTTCATGGATATCAACGACGCCGGTCTCAAACTTCTCGGTTTCAAAACCAGAGAAGAGGCCCTTGGTTTCAATATCATGCAAACCTATGTCGACCCTTCCGAAAGAAAAGAGCTTGTTGCCGAGCTCAGGGAGAAGGGTTATGTTGCGGGCAAGCGTGTCAGGTTAAAAAACAGGGCGGGAGAGGTTGTCGAAGTGGCGATCACTGCCCGGGCAAAAATAAATGATGCCGGAGATCTTGTTCATTATGAAGGCCTCGCCCACAACATCACCAAAGCCATGGAGGATCAGAGAAACAGGGTCCTGCGCAATGCGGCCGGAAGCATGTGTCACTACCTGAATACCCATCTGGCGTCTTTGCTCTTCTCAAGGGAGTGTATGGCGGAAGATTTGAAGTCTCTCGATGGTCTTGTTCGGACCCATGCCGACGGAAGACCTCCCGGCGACATCTTGAAACAAATGAAGGAAACGCTGGCTTCTTTGAAGGAATCCTCTGGCGAAGTGGGCAATGCCTATGAAAAGATAGCCCAGGTGACAGCGGCTTTTAATTCGGCATTCCTCACGTACAGGGAAGAAGCATACCTTAATAGAACGATTCTCGATATATTCCACTCCACCGGAGGAAAAGAGAATCCGGATGATGGCAAAGCACATTAACCCGGCAATTAAATATGTCATTCCGGCCCCCTGTTTTCACCGGGGCAGGTTGCGCGTAGCGGAGAGCCGGAATCCAGTGATTTCACCACGCTAAAGCGTGGCTGGATACCTGCCTACGAGGTTGTGTCATAATTGTTAAAATGGATTCTTTTTCTCCACGTCATGCCGGACCTGGTCCGGCATCCAGATGAACACCCACTTGAAAACATTCTGGATTCCGGGTCAAGCCCGGAATGACGAAAAATCTTGGATCTCTGGCTTTTATAATTACGACACAGTCTCCTACGCAGGCATGACGGGATTTGGGACTTTTTACGAATGTGTCAATACTCTTTCGAGACGATTAATTAAGATACTAAGTGCTTCCGATCATATGTCCTTTCCACCTTTGAACATATCGGCATCCACCCCTGCTTCCTTCATCAGCCGATGAAGGTATTGCCTTTGAATCCCGGCCATCTCAGACGCCCGGCTGATGTTGCCGCCGCTTTTGCGAAGCAGCGCTTCGATATAGTACTTATGAAACAGTTGGATCATGTTGTCTTTGGCCTCTTTAAAGGAGATGTCCGCCATTTTCGGGGCCATTATCGGCGCCAGGTGATCTTGGGCGCTTTCAAT from Desulfobacterales bacterium includes:
- a CDS encoding PAS domain S-box protein: MAKYGTTSDAQEIAFCNGDIGYRGIVDHINDGVVIIRDGKIVFANRAFYEICRKSPKDVLETEFAELIVPSDRKAVTTFFAERITTGGFPDRIDFTMMRPKEDGILEMKVNVIKCAGSPAILGALTDVTERRKTRIELQKMKDRFESILHSMNDVVVSVSPHDLSILAINPSAEVLYEIPLRDFRSGNRHIMEFVHPEDSEKVRQFYKSLSELEFADLSYRIVSNNKGVKWVLDEGRIVYAEGGGGRVRRIDHVIRDITEEKKALDALKQSEEKYRSFFQSTNDMAYAVTPEGIFMDINDAGLKLLGFKTREEALGFNIMQTYVDPSERKELVAELREKGYVAGKRVRLKNRAGEVVEVAITARAKINDAGDLVHYEGLAHNITKAMEDQRNRVLRNAAGSMCHYLNTHLASLLFSRECMAEDLKSLDGLVRTHADGRPPGDILKQMKETLASLKESSGEVGNAYEKIAQVTAAFNSAFLTYREEAYLNRTILDIFHSTGGKENPDDGKAH